One window of Alkaliphilus metalliredigens QYMF genomic DNA carries:
- the rbfA gene encoding 30S ribosome-binding factor RbfA codes for MSALAYPRVNRLAEEIKKIISHMIRNDLRDPRIAKMTSIIEVNVTRDLRFATIYISVLGDQQEKEETIEGLKKSSGFIRKEVGRQITARFTPELIFKLDESIERGVYMYDVISKVTQKDMDEKKNSDEKRDSDEKLED; via the coding sequence ATGAGTGCTTTGGCATATCCTAGAGTAAATAGATTAGCCGAGGAAATAAAAAAAATCATTAGTCATATGATTAGAAATGACCTGAGAGATCCAAGAATAGCAAAGATGACTAGTATTATTGAAGTGAATGTAACAAGAGATTTAAGATTCGCAACAATCTATATTAGTGTGTTAGGAGATCAGCAAGAAAAAGAAGAAACAATTGAAGGCTTGAAAAAATCAAGTGGATTTATAAGAAAAGAAGTTGGAAGACAAATCACAGCACGATTTACTCCAGAACTCATCTTTAAATTGGATGAATCAATTGAGCGAGGCGTCTATATGTATGATGTGATTAGTAAAGTAACTCAAAAAGATATGGATGAGAAAAAAAACAGCGATGAAAAGAGAGATAGTGATGAAAAACTTGAAGATTAA
- the infB gene encoding translation initiation factor IF-2, giving the protein MSKVRVYQLAKELGVSSKELIIKLKDLSIEVGNHMSTLNDDDANLLIELFTEDNKEVNSDSNQESKVNTDDKLDKIDKPNKIENAPSEENPKKNKKSKKKQKNKKKGPTMKDEKGLIEENTDEQILEIGESIILKDLTHMLDKTPTEVITKLIGLGMMVTINQEIDFDTAAMVASEYGVELKQAGVMDDSDVVDDLIIPEDDEKDLMSRPPVVTVMGHVDHGKTSLLDAIRKTKVTAKEAGGITQHIGASEIQINDKKIVFLDTPGHEAFTSMRARGAKVTDIAILVVAADDGVMPQTIEAINHAKAAEVPIIVAINKIDKPGANQDRVKQELSDHGILIEAWGGDVIAVPVSAIEGTNINELLEMILLVSEVEEFKANPNRQAIGVVIEAKLDKGKGTVATVLIQNGTLHVGDSVVVGSTYGRIRAMTNHVGEKLREATPSTAVEITGLSDVPEAGNQLVVVADDKMARNTAEKRAHKAKVAQQKITQRVSLDDLYNQMQQGEIKELNIIVKADVQGSVQAVKQSLEKLSNDKVSLRTIHGGVGAITESDVMLAAASNAIITGFNVRPTSTATAISKKEKVDIRTYRIIYNAIEDIEAAMVGMLDPEFKEVDLGKAEVRAAFKVPGAGVVAGSYITEGKILRSASIRLVRDGIVVHEGAIGSLRRFKDDVKEVNTGYECGIGIDKFNDVKEGDIIEAYTMEEIKR; this is encoded by the coding sequence TTGTCAAAAGTAAGAGTATATCAATTGGCAAAAGAATTAGGGGTTAGCAGCAAGGAGTTAATCATAAAGCTCAAAGACTTATCTATTGAAGTCGGAAACCATATGAGTACCTTGAATGATGATGATGCAAACCTACTAATTGAGCTATTCACGGAGGATAATAAAGAAGTAAACTCAGATAGTAATCAAGAATCTAAAGTGAATACAGATGACAAACTTGATAAAATTGACAAACCTAATAAAATTGAAAATGCACCAAGTGAAGAGAATCCAAAGAAAAATAAAAAGTCGAAGAAGAAACAAAAAAACAAGAAAAAGGGGCCTACTATGAAAGACGAAAAAGGATTAATTGAAGAAAACACAGATGAACAAATCCTAGAAATAGGTGAAAGTATTATATTAAAGGACTTAACTCATATGTTAGACAAAACACCCACGGAAGTTATTACAAAATTGATTGGGTTAGGAATGATGGTGACAATCAATCAGGAGATTGATTTTGATACTGCGGCTATGGTTGCTTCAGAATATGGCGTTGAACTTAAACAAGCGGGAGTTATGGATGATAGTGATGTAGTTGATGATTTAATTATTCCAGAGGATGATGAAAAGGATCTGATGTCACGTCCACCTGTTGTAACTGTAATGGGCCATGTAGACCATGGGAAAACATCACTTTTAGATGCAATTCGAAAAACCAAGGTAACTGCTAAAGAAGCTGGTGGAATCACCCAGCATATTGGTGCATCAGAAATACAAATCAATGATAAGAAAATTGTATTCTTAGATACCCCTGGCCACGAAGCCTTTACATCCATGCGTGCTCGAGGTGCTAAAGTGACGGATATTGCTATTTTAGTTGTTGCTGCTGATGACGGTGTGATGCCTCAAACAATAGAAGCGATTAATCATGCTAAGGCTGCAGAAGTACCAATCATTGTGGCAATCAATAAAATTGATAAACCTGGTGCCAATCAAGACCGTGTTAAACAAGAACTCTCTGACCACGGAATATTAATTGAAGCCTGGGGTGGAGATGTGATTGCTGTGCCAGTTTCAGCCATAGAAGGAACCAATATTAATGAATTGCTAGAAATGATTTTATTAGTTTCTGAAGTAGAAGAATTTAAGGCGAATCCTAATCGTCAGGCGATTGGCGTTGTGATAGAAGCGAAGCTAGATAAAGGAAAAGGTACTGTTGCAACTGTCCTCATTCAAAATGGTACATTACATGTTGGAGATTCTGTTGTTGTTGGATCAACCTATGGTAGAATTAGAGCCATGACAAACCATGTAGGTGAAAAACTAAGAGAAGCGACACCTTCAACTGCTGTTGAAATAACAGGACTTTCTGATGTTCCTGAAGCTGGTAACCAATTAGTCGTGGTAGCTGACGACAAAATGGCTAGAAATACTGCTGAAAAAAGAGCACATAAAGCTAAGGTAGCCCAACAAAAAATCACCCAACGAGTCTCATTAGATGATCTATATAATCAAATGCAACAGGGAGAAATTAAAGAGTTAAATATAATTGTTAAAGCAGATGTTCAAGGGTCGGTTCAAGCAGTAAAGCAGTCTTTAGAAAAGCTATCAAATGATAAAGTATCGTTGCGGACAATTCATGGTGGTGTAGGTGCCATCACGGAATCGGACGTAATGCTGGCTGCGGCATCAAATGCGATTATTACAGGATTTAACGTAAGACCAACTTCAACTGCTACAGCCATCAGTAAGAAAGAAAAGGTTGATATCCGTACTTATAGAATTATCTATAATGCCATTGAAGATATTGAAGCAGCCATGGTGGGAATGCTTGATCCTGAGTTTAAAGAAGTAGACTTAGGAAAAGCAGAGGTAAGGGCAGCATTTAAAGTACCTGGTGCTGGTGTTGTTGCAGGTTCTTACATCACAGAAGGAAAAATACTAAGAAGTGCTAGTATCCGCTTAGTACGCGATGGCATTGTTGTGCATGAGGGCGCTATAGGATCCTTAAGACGTTTCAAGGATGATGTAAAGGAAGTCAATACTGGATATGAGTGTGGTATCGGGATTGATAAATTTAATGATGTCAAAGAAGGCGACATTATTGAAGCCTATACAATGGAAGAAATCAAAAGATAG
- a CDS encoding L7Ae/L30e/S12e/Gadd45 family ribosomal protein translates to MEERTKNLLGLGMKSGSLISGEENCKKELKKGKVYLILLAKDSSDNTTKLFNDKCTYYQVPIRTVGTKEILGNCIGKSSRAVVGIKDKKFASRLMEYIDENSL, encoded by the coding sequence GTGGAAGAAAGAACTAAAAATTTGTTGGGATTAGGAATGAAATCTGGAAGTCTGATTTCTGGAGAAGAAAACTGTAAGAAAGAACTAAAAAAAGGTAAAGTATATTTAATTCTGCTGGCGAAGGATTCGTCAGACAATACAACAAAATTATTCAATGATAAATGTACATATTATCAAGTGCCGATACGAACAGTAGGGACAAAGGAAATACTGGGAAATTGTATTGGGAAAAGCTCTAGAGCTGTAGTTGGAATCAAAGATAAAAAATTTGCATCGAGATTAATGGAGTATATTGATGAAAATTCTTTATGA
- the rnpM gene encoding RNase P modulator RnpM, whose translation MKTKKIPLRKCLGCNEMKSKKELVRVVKNQDNDVKIDIKGKEPGRGAYVCDDKECFAKLKKTKGLNRAFRCDVSEEIYEGLVKEIESRGRKN comes from the coding sequence ATGAAAACAAAGAAGATCCCTTTAAGAAAGTGTCTTGGATGTAATGAGATGAAATCTAAAAAAGAACTCGTTCGCGTTGTAAAAAACCAAGACAATGATGTTAAAATAGATATAAAAGGTAAAGAACCAGGCAGAGGGGCTTATGTATGCGATGATAAAGAATGCTTCGCTAAGCTTAAAAAAACAAAAGGACTCAATAGAGCTTTTCGATGTGATGTTTCGGAAGAAATATATGAAGGACTAGTTAAGGAGATTGAAAGTCGTGGAAGAAAGAACTAA
- the nusA gene encoding transcription termination factor NusA, whose protein sequence is MSLEFIEALEQIEKDKGISRDVLFDALEAALISSYKRNFGSAVNVRVEMLRDTGDVHVYSQKKVVEVVEDDLLEINIDEAKEIDPNYALDDIVEKQVTPRNFGRIAAQTAKQVVVQRIREAERGIVYEEFINRESEIITGTVSRVAKGNVYINLGKTEAILGPNEQIPNEVYNHADRIKTYIVEVKNTTKGPQIHVSRTHPGLVKRLFELEVPEIHDGVVEVKSISREAGSRTKIAVFSIDENVDPVGACVGPKGSRVQMIVDELKGEKIDIIKYSEEPKEFISNSLSPAKVLNARVNPEDKTARVIVPDYQLSLAIGKEGQNARLAAKLTGWKIDIKSESQVKTD, encoded by the coding sequence ATGAGTTTGGAGTTTATTGAGGCTTTAGAGCAAATAGAAAAAGACAAGGGTATCTCTAGAGATGTACTATTCGATGCTTTGGAAGCCGCATTAATATCGAGTTATAAAAGGAATTTTGGATCTGCTGTCAATGTGAGGGTGGAGATGTTAAGAGACACTGGAGATGTCCATGTGTACTCTCAAAAAAAAGTAGTTGAAGTTGTAGAAGATGACTTGCTGGAAATTAACATAGATGAAGCAAAAGAAATAGATCCGAATTATGCATTGGATGATATTGTTGAAAAACAAGTGACACCTAGAAATTTTGGACGTATCGCCGCTCAAACTGCAAAGCAAGTTGTGGTTCAGCGAATTAGAGAAGCTGAACGCGGTATTGTATATGAAGAATTTATTAATCGAGAATCGGAAATCATCACTGGAACAGTTTCAAGAGTGGCAAAAGGAAATGTATATATTAATCTAGGCAAAACAGAAGCCATATTAGGTCCCAATGAGCAAATTCCTAATGAAGTATACAACCATGCCGATCGAATCAAAACATATATTGTTGAAGTCAAGAATACAACAAAAGGACCACAAATTCATGTATCGAGAACACATCCGGGCTTAGTCAAACGCTTGTTTGAATTAGAAGTGCCTGAAATTCATGATGGCGTTGTAGAAGTTAAAAGTATTTCTAGAGAAGCTGGTTCTCGTACTAAAATCGCTGTATTTTCTATTGATGAAAATGTCGATCCTGTAGGGGCCTGTGTAGGACCTAAAGGTTCAAGGGTACAAATGATAGTAGATGAGCTAAAGGGTGAAAAAATTGACATTATTAAGTATAGTGAGGAACCTAAGGAATTCATTTCAAATTCTTTGAGCCCTGCTAAAGTTTTAAACGCTCGAGTGAACCCGGAGGACAAAACAGCTAGAGTGATTGTGCCAGATTACCAACTCTCTTTGGCAATTGGAAAAGAAGGACAAAATGCCAGACTTGCTGCTAAGCTGACTGGATGGAAGATTGATATTAAAAGTGAAAGTCAAGTAAAGACTGATTAG
- the rimP gene encoding ribosome maturation factor RimP, with the protein MNKIESITEDLITPIVEAEQFELVDIEFKKEGPHKYLRVYIDKPGGITLDDCQKVSEGLSKKLDEADPIVENYFLEVSSPGLDRPLKREVDFLKFKGEMIELKLYEAIDGQKTIEGELVGLIDDKIVIKISETEEVEMPREKVAITKLAIKF; encoded by the coding sequence ATGAATAAAATAGAAAGCATAACTGAAGATTTGATAACTCCAATTGTAGAAGCAGAACAATTTGAGCTAGTGGATATTGAGTTTAAAAAAGAAGGACCACATAAATACTTGAGAGTATACATAGATAAACCAGGGGGAATTACTTTAGATGATTGTCAAAAAGTAAGTGAGGGATTGAGCAAAAAATTAGACGAAGCTGATCCAATCGTTGAAAACTATTTTTTAGAAGTCTCATCACCGGGCTTAGATAGACCACTAAAAAGAGAAGTGGATTTTTTGAAATTCAAAGGTGAAATGATTGAATTAAAACTATATGAAGCAATAGACGGACAAAAAACAATTGAAGGTGAATTGGTTGGTTTAATAGATGATAAAATTGTGATCAAGATATCAGAGACTGAAGAGGTAGAGATGCCCAGAGAAAAAGTCGCTATTACTAAATTAGCCATTAAATTTTAG
- a CDS encoding PolC-type DNA polymerase III, whose translation MYATKEMSLHDFLTRLNINCDKLNGDFQVQDLKFYKKSRKLILGLKSHEIINSEELDHILREVEEALKIPNPIKIEYKYTGNPQTAQEFIAQDWNNIIYFLKNMIPSIKGTLNETSYILKDGDLRITVSDSFTLKKAKERNVHIQIEDHLKNWFGLNIKCVLELDEKSAFHVDDYESQKEKESMQFVQEINKASQNSEMVTSNKGKRVTVVDDDSILIGRKFSGEIIKLTDLKNELGTVIVEGEVFNLECRELKGGKKLLSLQITDYSNSITVKIFERKKQVKDLEELFHKGQYIRVKGDMTFDKFMRENVLMASDVVNMPQEKGRWDNAPEKRIEFHMHTKMSSMDGVSSTSELVKRAADWGHEAIAITDHGVVQAFPEAMDAGKKHGIKVIYGMEGYLINDEAKIIPNATLYSLDDEYIVFDIETTGLSNRNDRITEIGAVKIKDSQVIDKFSALVNPEMKIPSKIVELTGITDDMVVDKQTIDVILPGFLAFIGSSPVVAHNSDFDMGFIRENANRIERTIENQVIDTLKLSRILLPQLKRHRLNSIAKELNVSLENHHRAVDDAQATAEIFVKFIELLKQKEVYTLEEVNTKLVKDVDYKKLDTYHIMIYAKNQKGLKNLYQIISESHLEYFYKKPRVPKSILTKYREGLLIGTACEAGELYKSILGNKPESDIEKTASYYDYLEIQPISNNQFLLEKGMVNTTEELQNINKKIVALGNKINLPVIATGDVHFLDPNDEVFRKILMAGQGFTDADNQAPLYLKTTDEMLDEFRYLGSKTAKDVVVNNPRKLNEEIEKLIPIPDGTFPPEIEGSDEELRRMCYEKAERIYGNPIPEIVKTRLDKELNSIISNGYAVMYIIAQKLVTKSLRDGYLVGSRGSVGSSFAATMSDITEVNPLAPHYVCPECRYSEFITDGSYGSGADLPDKKCPECHGQLIKDGHEIPFEVFLGFEGDKEPDIDLNFAGEYQSEAHHYTEELFGKGKVYRAGTIGTIADKTAYGFVKKYLEERELYYTSAEVNRLTMGCTGVKRTSGQHPGGVMIVPANLDVHEFSPIQYPANDSTSGVITMHFDYHSISGRLLKLDILGHDVPTIIKMLEDLTGINAQEIPLDDEKTISLFTTTKNLGIDPKELGCEVGTLGIPEFGTKFVRQMLLDTKPSTFGELVRISGLSHGTDVWLNNAQDLVRNNIAELKDVISTRDDIMNYLMLKGLPPKSAFKIMENVRKGKGLKPEEEQLMKENNVPEWYIDSCKKIKYMFPKAHAAAYVMMSFRIAYCKVHYPQAFYATYFTTKAEDFDAHLIGKGKAVVKSKIDELELMGNDLTAKDKNFLTVLEVALELYCRNIELLSVDVYKSDPDKFTIIDGKLLPPLRALQGVGQNAARNIAKVREAGEFLSKEDLRERAKVTKTVIEALTNHGCIADLPDTNQLSLF comes from the coding sequence ATGTACGCTACAAAAGAAATGAGCTTGCATGATTTTTTAACGAGGTTGAACATCAATTGTGATAAATTAAATGGTGATTTTCAAGTTCAGGATTTAAAGTTTTATAAGAAAAGTCGAAAGCTTATCTTAGGACTTAAATCTCATGAAATCATTAATTCAGAAGAATTAGATCATATCTTAAGGGAAGTCGAAGAAGCTTTGAAGATCCCCAACCCCATCAAAATTGAATATAAGTATACAGGCAATCCTCAAACTGCACAAGAATTTATTGCACAAGATTGGAATAATATTATATACTTCTTAAAAAACATGATTCCGTCTATAAAGGGGACATTAAATGAAACTTCGTATATCCTAAAGGATGGAGATTTACGGATTACAGTTTCTGATTCTTTTACTTTAAAAAAAGCAAAGGAACGAAATGTGCATATTCAAATAGAAGATCACTTAAAAAATTGGTTTGGACTTAATATCAAGTGTGTTTTAGAGTTAGATGAGAAATCAGCCTTTCATGTGGATGACTATGAGAGTCAAAAAGAAAAAGAGAGTATGCAATTTGTTCAGGAGATCAATAAGGCATCTCAAAATTCAGAAATGGTTACAAGTAATAAAGGTAAGCGTGTGACCGTAGTAGATGATGACAGTATTCTAATTGGTAGAAAGTTTTCTGGAGAGATCATTAAATTGACTGATTTGAAAAATGAATTAGGCACAGTAATTGTTGAAGGAGAAGTTTTTAATCTTGAGTGTAGAGAGCTCAAGGGGGGCAAAAAACTGCTGAGCTTGCAGATAACGGATTATAGTAATTCCATTACAGTTAAGATTTTTGAACGTAAGAAGCAAGTCAAAGATTTAGAGGAATTATTCCACAAGGGCCAATACATTAGAGTTAAGGGAGATATGACCTTTGATAAATTCATGAGGGAAAATGTGTTAATGGCAAGTGATGTGGTTAATATGCCGCAAGAAAAGGGACGTTGGGATAATGCCCCTGAAAAACGAATCGAATTTCACATGCATACAAAAATGTCTTCAATGGACGGAGTTAGCAGTACTTCAGAACTTGTAAAAAGAGCAGCTGACTGGGGACATGAGGCTATCGCAATTACTGATCATGGCGTGGTGCAAGCTTTTCCTGAAGCCATGGATGCAGGAAAAAAACATGGAATCAAAGTGATCTATGGTATGGAAGGCTATTTGATTAATGATGAAGCAAAAATCATCCCTAATGCCACTTTATATTCATTAGATGATGAATACATTGTCTTTGATATTGAAACAACAGGCCTATCAAATCGAAACGATAGGATCACAGAAATTGGTGCTGTTAAAATTAAGGATAGTCAGGTCATTGACAAATTCTCAGCCTTGGTAAACCCAGAAATGAAAATACCATCTAAAATAGTTGAACTCACTGGAATTACAGATGATATGGTGGTTGATAAGCAAACAATTGATGTCATTCTACCTGGCTTTCTTGCATTTATAGGGAGTAGCCCTGTGGTGGCGCATAATTCCGATTTTGATATGGGATTTATTAGAGAAAATGCAAATCGTATTGAAAGAACCATTGAGAATCAAGTGATAGATACGTTGAAGCTATCACGGATTTTGCTACCACAGTTGAAAAGACATAGACTTAATAGTATAGCAAAGGAGTTGAATGTATCCTTAGAAAATCATCATAGGGCTGTAGATGATGCACAGGCTACGGCTGAAATATTTGTCAAATTTATTGAACTGCTAAAGCAAAAAGAGGTTTACACCTTAGAAGAGGTTAATACAAAACTAGTCAAGGATGTAGATTATAAAAAATTAGATACATATCATATTATGATATACGCAAAAAATCAAAAGGGATTAAAAAATCTTTACCAGATTATTTCCGAGTCACATTTAGAGTACTTCTACAAGAAACCCAGGGTACCTAAAAGTATATTAACAAAGTACAGAGAAGGATTGCTAATCGGAACAGCCTGTGAAGCGGGAGAGCTCTATAAGTCAATCCTTGGCAATAAACCAGAATCTGATATTGAAAAAACTGCAAGCTACTATGATTACTTAGAAATTCAGCCTATTTCTAACAATCAATTTTTGTTGGAAAAAGGAATGGTAAACACCACAGAAGAGCTACAAAATATCAATAAAAAAATTGTTGCATTAGGAAACAAGATCAACCTTCCTGTTATTGCAACCGGAGATGTACATTTCTTAGACCCAAATGATGAAGTCTTTAGGAAAATACTCATGGCTGGTCAAGGATTTACTGATGCTGATAATCAGGCGCCTTTGTATCTTAAAACAACGGATGAAATGCTAGACGAATTTCGTTATTTAGGCTCAAAGACAGCCAAAGATGTAGTTGTGAATAACCCTAGGAAACTAAATGAAGAGATTGAAAAATTAATACCAATCCCTGATGGTACTTTTCCGCCGGAGATTGAAGGCTCAGACGAAGAATTGAGAAGAATGTGTTATGAAAAAGCAGAGCGAATATACGGAAATCCTATACCTGAAATCGTTAAAACAAGATTAGATAAGGAGTTAAATTCAATTATTAGTAACGGTTATGCAGTGATGTATATTATCGCACAAAAACTTGTGACTAAATCCTTAAGGGATGGCTATTTAGTCGGTTCAAGGGGATCGGTAGGATCCTCCTTTGCAGCGACCATGAGTGATATTACAGAAGTTAATCCTTTAGCTCCCCATTATGTTTGTCCAGAATGCCGGTACTCTGAATTTATTACAGATGGTTCCTATGGCTCTGGTGCTGACTTACCAGATAAAAAGTGTCCTGAGTGCCACGGTCAATTAATTAAAGATGGACATGAAATACCGTTTGAAGTCTTTCTTGGATTTGAAGGAGATAAAGAGCCTGATATTGACTTAAACTTTGCTGGAGAATACCAAAGTGAAGCCCATCATTATACGGAGGAATTATTTGGTAAAGGCAAGGTTTATCGAGCGGGAACAATAGGTACCATAGCGGACAAAACTGCCTATGGGTTTGTCAAGAAATATTTAGAGGAGAGAGAGCTGTATTATACCAGTGCAGAAGTAAATCGTTTAACCATGGGATGTACCGGTGTGAAGCGAACTTCTGGACAACATCCAGGAGGGGTTATGATTGTACCTGCAAATTTGGATGTCCATGAGTTTTCTCCCATTCAATATCCTGCAAATGACTCAACTTCAGGTGTCATTACAATGCATTTTGATTATCATTCAATTAGTGGTAGACTTCTAAAATTGGATATCCTAGGGCATGATGTACCAACTATCATTAAAATGCTTGAGGATCTTACAGGCATTAATGCACAGGAAATCCCCCTTGATGATGAGAAAACAATTAGCTTATTTACGACGACAAAAAACTTGGGAATTGATCCGAAGGAACTTGGCTGTGAGGTTGGCACCTTAGGGATCCCTGAATTTGGAACCAAATTCGTTCGTCAAATGCTATTGGATACAAAACCCAGTACTTTTGGTGAATTAGTTAGAATTAGTGGATTGTCCCATGGTACCGATGTGTGGCTGAATAATGCACAGGACTTGGTTCGAAATAATATTGCAGAATTAAAAGATGTGATTTCTACCCGAGATGATATTATGAATTATCTAATGCTTAAGGGACTTCCCCCTAAAAGTGCATTTAAAATAATGGAAAATGTCCGGAAAGGAAAAGGACTTAAACCAGAAGAAGAGCAACTCATGAAAGAAAATAATGTGCCAGAGTGGTATATTGATTCTTGTAAAAAAATAAAATACATGTTTCCAAAGGCACATGCTGCTGCCTACGTGATGATGTCATTTAGGATTGCTTATTGCAAAGTTCATTATCCCCAGGCATTCTATGCTACCTATTTCACAACAAAGGCGGAGGATTTTGATGCACATCTCATCGGTAAAGGGAAGGCAGTGGTAAAAAGTAAAATCGATGAACTTGAACTGATGGGGAACGACCTAACTGCCAAAGATAAGAACTTTTTAACGGTTTTAGAGGTAGCCCTTGAGCTATATTGTCGTAATATAGAATTGTTATCGGTTGATGTGTACAAATCTGATCCTGATAAGTTTACGATTATAGATGGTAAACTCCTTCCTCCTTTAAGAGCTTTACAGGGTGTCGGTCAAAATGCAGCTAGGAATATTGCTAAGGTTAGAGAAGCTGGCGAATTTTTATCTAAGGAAGATTTGAGAGAGAGAGCTAAGGTGACAAAAACTGTAATTGAGGCATTAACAAATCATGGATGCATTGCAGACCTCCCTGATACAAACCAACTTTCCCTCTTTTGA
- a CDS encoding glycosyltransferase family 2 protein: protein MKATVIVPAYNEERRIKGVLEPICNTSLVREVIVVNDGSTDKTAEVARQYNVSLVEMPKNMGKAEAIKQGLRQNTSGIILLLDADLIGLKSSHIADLILPLQKDDIDMTIGIFESGRWITDLAQKIAPNLSGQRGFKRELIGEIERLDMDRYNIEVAMSRLIKNKKLMTKKVLLKEMSHVTKEEKLGLCGGLHWRVKMYKDIIRYWIH from the coding sequence ATGAAGGCAACCGTTATTGTTCCTGCTTACAATGAAGAAAGAAGGATAAAGGGTGTCCTTGAGCCTATTTGCAATACTTCATTGGTTAGAGAAGTGATTGTTGTTAACGATGGGTCTACAGACAAAACTGCAGAGGTTGCACGCCAATATAATGTGAGTTTAGTTGAAATGCCTAAAAATATGGGTAAAGCTGAGGCAATAAAGCAGGGATTGCGCCAGAATACCAGCGGAATCATACTTTTATTGGATGCTGATTTGATTGGTTTGAAATCTAGTCATATAGCAGACTTAATCCTGCCTCTTCAAAAAGATGATATTGATATGACGATTGGTATTTTTGAGTCAGGAAGATGGATTACAGACTTGGCACAAAAAATTGCGCCAAACCTATCGGGTCAACGAGGCTTTAAAAGAGAACTGATTGGTGAGATTGAGAGACTCGATATGGATAGGTATAATATTGAGGTTGCCATGTCACGATTAATAAAAAATAAAAAGCTAATGACTAAAAAAGTGTTATTAAAAGAGATGAGCCACGTAACAAAGGAGGAAAAACTAGGTTTATGTGGTGGATTACATTGGAGAGTAAAGATGTATAAAGATATCATTAGGTATTGGATTCATTAG
- the ispG gene encoding flavodoxin-dependent (E)-4-hydroxy-3-methylbut-2-enyl-diphosphate synthase: MNLRRKTKEIQCGNVMVGGNHQVSVQSMITSDPRNISSAVAEILRLEEAGCDIVRIAVPTMESAKNIYDIKKQTTIPIVADIHFDYRLALESIKQGIDGLRLNPGNIGDEERVRKVVNQAKKNRIPIRIGVNGGSLEKQLLEKYGHATPEALVESAMGHVRILEDMDFDDIVISLKASDVQLTVAAYQLISKKVHYPLHLGITEAGTVKTGTIKSAIGIGSLLLMGIGDTIRVSLTGDPVEEVYVGKQILKSLGLKQGEVTIISCPTCGRCNINLIKLADEVERKIGQLKKPIKVAIMGCAVNGPGEAKDADIGIAGGIDSALLFKKGKVIKKVPENEILATLLYEIEKM; encoded by the coding sequence ATGAATTTGAGAAGGAAAACCAAAGAGATACAGTGTGGAAATGTAATGGTTGGGGGTAATCATCAGGTAAGCGTTCAATCAATGATTACCTCGGATCCAAGGAATATAAGCTCAGCTGTTGCTGAAATTCTTAGGCTTGAGGAAGCCGGTTGTGATATTGTACGGATTGCAGTTCCAACAATGGAATCGGCTAAAAATATATATGACATCAAAAAACAAACGACAATTCCAATTGTAGCAGACATTCACTTTGATTATCGTTTGGCACTTGAATCAATTAAACAAGGGATCGATGGTTTAAGGTTAAACCCTGGTAATATCGGGGATGAAGAACGGGTACGCAAAGTTGTAAATCAAGCAAAAAAGAATAGAATACCAATACGTATTGGAGTCAATGGGGGGTCACTTGAAAAGCAGCTATTAGAGAAGTATGGGCATGCAACCCCTGAAGCTCTTGTTGAAAGTGCAATGGGACATGTACGTATATTAGAAGATATGGATTTTGATGACATTGTGATTTCATTGAAGGCCAGTGATGTACAACTGACAGTGGCAGCTTATCAGCTGATTTCTAAAAAGGTACATTATCCTCTGCATCTAGGTATTACAGAAGCTGGAACTGTTAAAACTGGAACCATTAAATCGGCTATTGGTATAGGTTCTTTATTATTAATGGGCATCGGCGATACAATAAGAGTTTCACTAACTGGAGATCCAGTAGAAGAGGTCTATGTAGGAAAACAAATATTGAAATCCTTAGGATTAAAACAAGGTGAAGTGACAATTATTTCTTGTCCTACCTGTGGCAGATGTAACATTAATCTGATTAAATTAGCTGATGAAGTGGAACGTAAAATAGGTCAATTGAAGAAACCAATCAAAGTGGCTATTATGGGCTGTGCTGTAAATGGTCCAGGGGAAGCAAAGGATGCTGATATTGGCATTGCAGGAGGAATTGATTCAGCACTACTATTTAAAAAAGGAAAGGTTATCAAGAAGGTTCCTGAAAATGAAATCTTAGCTACATTATTATATGAGATAGAAAAAATGTAA